The Brassica napus cultivar Da-Ae chromosome C7, Da-Ae, whole genome shotgun sequence genomic interval tcgtgcggtcgctccgggatgtggtgcacagcgacttcatgtagtcgctccaggcagtgctcgtccaaagatcactctaatcacctcctttgagctctaaatgcacccaaatgtcttcaggaactccatgtggtactccaatacctaatagagacatatgtatgcaaaatgcaacctagacatgactaaatcctaatttatatgatgaaaatgcacatgaataaatggataaaacaatgtaaatatgcaagatatcatcaTACAATGCTTTAATATATGCATTTGGGAAGGTCAAGAAGGTGATGTTTCCATGTCATATGATTGTCTctctttagtatttttatttctttggaaGAACAATCACAAGCTTGTTTGCTTTGCAGACTTCTGAGCGTACAAAAagttgatgttaggagttttcaagtcTCCTAatacaaatgttgtagtataaatgattgtcgaaccagttctgagggatatcaaagcaccgagaatgcaagtactcacttaatctaagtgcaaccaatgatttagatgggtttgaaactactactaatactagaaagcaattacagaatgatactttcttgactaagggaaaagataactcatgggcatagggattagatcttgggtgatcaagtatcgaactaaggatggcaaatgatcaatcaaactatcgatcttaagcctagacacaattctaagcaagctctatgtctagatgaatactcatttgctaacatatctcaaccATCAAATgtatttggttgaataatgtgaaagcaatcagtactaacaagtctattagctatcttagcacctttaacaacaaatgtctttggcaaagtatactaaaagcctaggagagttgtctcgggcatttcatcaaacaccttttgggtgggaaatgcctattgattaacttttgagtggccaactcagaagatgcattatgaatactctactagcaaggaacaagaatgatctacactaaaacatcctagaactaacctaatcacccttaatatccctaacccatgaattcaaaaagtaattactcactaatctccatgattcctcttaaacccatattggatttcagattagtCATGTAGaggaatagataagaaatcaacaagaacacaagatgaaagcaatgaaatctgaatcaaaagaagtttttactagttgttctccAGAAAAAAGATTCTCTGCCTCCCATCGATTACCtaagtacttaacttaggtttaggcaatataaaaacaacaaaacaaatgaccaaaaggcccctgaaataacataaaaatcgtccaagcaaaacacgcggAGTGACCTAGCATAGCCGCtccaggaggtcgctcccgatgcGTTTCTTCGTGTCTCGCCCCTTCAAAACGCGAGagacttgagctggtcgctctggctggtcgctctggctggtcgctctggctggagcgacttgagatagtcgctctgggctggtcgctctggcttggagcgaccttggtagatagttctgagaggtcgctccaggatgctcgATTTTGGTGTCTCTGGACGAgaggacgcgagcgaccttggtgtgtcgctccaacaggTCGCTCTGAACATCGGGAGCGACTTCGGCACGTCGCTCTGGGAGGTCGCTTCAGGGTCAAATCTGTGTGTCTCCGgacgtgaaaacgcgagcgacttcgtgCGGTCGCTCTGGGAaagtcgctccgggatgtggtgcacagcgacttcatgtagtcgctccagacagtgctcgtccaaagatcactctaatcacctcctttgagctccaaatgcacccaaatgtctccaggaactccatgtggtactccaatacctaatagagacatatgtatgcaaaatgcaacctagacatggctaaatcctaatctatatgatgaaaatgcacatgaataaatggacaaaacaatgtaaatatgcaagatatcaaaagTATACACTCATCTGGCTGGAGAAGGAGTTAAACCTGATGCCCGGACGTATTCATTGCTGGTTGATGCTCATCTCATTAACCGGGATCCCAGGTCAGCTATGGCCGTCAGTGATGACATGGTAAACCAGAATTGAAAACCGAACCACTATGGCAGAAAGATTTGTGTTGTGAGAAACAAATTCATGGTTTTTGGATCAACAGATTAATGCTGGAATTGAACCGTCAAAGGAGACATTGGAAAATCTAAGAAGGAGATGTCTCAGGGAACTAGACTATAAAAAGGATGTTCAGGTGGACTCACTGGCCAAGAAGTTTCAAATCAGGATGGGATCATAGAACCGCAGGAATATGCTTTTCAACATGGATTACTCCAGGGGGCGTGCATAATGCAACGATATAACAAAATGACTGGTTGTAATAAGGAAACCTCAGTTTCTTGCTACAGAGGAATCAAACTGTGACCATCTCATCAAGTGTGTTTGGTCTTCTCCATTTTTGCAGAAACTCTTGTGAGGAGCAAGGTATGAATGAAGCTTAGGTTCATCGAATATTTTAAAGCTATGGACTATTTCCCGGTGTTTCATTGATTCACTGTGTATACGTTTGGTTTGAGTCTCTAACCTGATTTTTCCATTACatggttcgtttttttttaatgttggaTACAAAATGAGTTGGGTTTAGGATAGCTAGTCTCTATGCAGATACTTTCAGGCAGCGTTGACCAATACATGTCAAAACTTTTTGAATATTCCTTGATATCCTTATAAAAAACACGATGTTGGGTTTATtacaattttcataaataaagccTTGTTTCTTGTGTACAAGTAGTCGTGCCTGAAGGCAAGTTATACAATACAGTAACACTAACCTGAAAAATAGATTCTAAACTCATCGATACCAATACTTGAACGAGTTCCTATTTATCTAATTctgaaaccgaaccaaaaatcaaataatatataaatacctGAAATAAGAGAGCGTTTCTTGTTCCGAAACTATTTATAAAGCACATGCAAATTTAGAAGGGCTTATTCAAACAAGAATTTGTATGGAATTTAGTGATTTTAAAAGTTGATGGACTTTTAAAAGTTAAGTAAACTTAACAAATAGTTTACATAGATTTCCATTGATTGTGATTGATCTTCATAGATTTGcatacattttgttttttttttataaagcctattaattaagtaaatatgtaaaagtttttttagaaaactttacaattttttaaaagctCTCTGTAAGTAGAGACGATAGTAAGAGATGATATACGGGTCAGAGATGATGTACAACAAGTCCCTGAGAAATCTTCGTGGCCGAATCAAGTCACAAGATCGATCGAGATCAACTCTTGAGGATAATCTATTGTAGCCATCTTGGACCTCATGTTGCTTCGTACAATTGGAATCGATGTTCCTTAATTAGTAACAGTAGTAGCAATGAGTTGAGCCACCTCAGTCCTTCCTTCACCCATGTGATCCAATTTCCACTACGAAAAGACACAAGGAGATGATGAATGTTTCGAAAATGATAAATGAGTGTTGGGTACATTTTCTGTCCATGGCAACGATAGGAGCTGCGCCTCGAAGAATGAGTTGGTAGAAAGAAGGATCGTCAGCCATGAAAGACAGCTTTCCACCACTATTGCTTACGCTATTCTGCCAAGATGATGACACTCAAGCATTGATGCTTCTTGTTATGGTGTAAGAACATCATCGctgctttttttctttgtatatgaTTTTCTTCTTGTTACAGTTTTGAAATAAATGGGCAAATGTTGAAATTATTACTTGTTTGTGTAACGCTACGGAATCAAAAGTGTGTTTTCTATTATATGGATTTTAAAACTCTTATGGGTATACATCAGATTTTCAAAGTTGAGTCTCAtgagtaaaaaaataaagaatttatatcccaataacaatagagtttgatagaattaaaaaatcaatcctaagtaaactttttgaataacaaaagattttgaatagattttaaaaatctttaaaccaataacaatggagtttactaagaatttaaaatttcatctaCCAATAATGATGGATTTTCAAAACTTTATAATTCACCTAGACTCTATCTACCAATaaccctcccccccccccccccttttttaaaaatctttaaaccaataacaatgaagTTTACTAAGAATTTAAAATTCCATCTACCAATAATGATggagtttcaaaattttataattcacCTAGACTCTATCTACAATAACACCCCCCCCCTATGTACCTTAAACcttaaaatattagttatgtTTATTGTTAAACCCTATTATCTAAAAAATACAATACGTAAACTTGAAATTTATGTTGGTAATATTATAATGCAGTACACTAACCACCAAATCCTATGCTTTTTTTGATCTTCGTTATCCTTGGATATTGTAATTGTGTACCGGTATAGTTGAGACTTATAAACCGGAGGTGAATTAGAAGGAATACATTTTATGGGCCTTAAGAATTAGCCGGCCCAATTTAGAGATCCAGGTGGGCTTCTCGAGAAGCTCTGCATCACAATTCACAACAACACAGCTTTCAGAACACAGTTCACCTGGGATCAAATTCACGAAACCCTAAACGGACTGAAGAAAGGGGACAAGATGGGTGGAAGAGATGACGAAGTTGACAGAggtaaagagaaagaagaagaagaacaagacggCATGTCCGTACTCTCTCCCTGCAAAGCTCTACCTTCCTCCGCTTCTTCTCTCTCCAaggtttctctcttcttttatcTGCCATTTACTCATCTTCTTGTTATGTGTGATCGTAATAGTTCTTGGATTGATTGATTCTCAGGAGCAATCACAGGTTGAATTGGAGCTCACGTTATTAGAAGCGCTTGAAATCTATCCTCCCGTTAAACTCCGAGGCaagttttttcaaattttgcaAATCTTGATCCTTAGGCCAAGAAATCAAGAAAGCATAAACCTTTACTAAAAAGGAATCAATTTTCTTGCTTTCTACTAATGGGATTATGTTGTAATGTGGTGTGGCAGGCATACATCGTCACTTTGTTCTTTACGGTCTGATGGAATACCTCGGCAGAAGGTTTGTATGACATTTTCCTGAGTTCTAAATTGATATTGATATTTGTCTGAACCTTTCTCTCAACTGTTTTCTGTCCATAGCTTTGATCGACAGTTCACAGCGGATGAGGTTCTGCAGCTTCTGGATCGTTTCTACAACATTGAGATGCTGGTGAGTTAGTCATTACAACACAATCATTGACTATTATGTTTCTAAGTTGGCTCATGGCCTGCTTTAGAATGGTGCTGATGGTTTAATCTTTTACCAGAAATCAGATGATGAGGACATTGACATTCTTAACCACGAAGAAGACTTCACCTTGCCGCAGAGTTACTTTGATAAGGAAGAACAATGACATAAACAGAATAAGAAGGATTAGTGGTCTTTGCTTCATTCTCACccatcttttttgtatatagttgATTAGGTTTGTCCTCAGCTCTTATTCTATAGTATGCAGTAGTATTAATATAGAACCATCAGAGAGCATTACTGATCTTTTCATGATGACACTTAGAGCCAGTGTTGTGTTTGTTTGGGTGTTTCTAATAATACAGTTGATTGTGCTGTATATTATAAATAGTCAAAACATATCAGATCAAGTCACAATAACATCAAAGACATTTGATATAATGAGATTGacaacaaaagaaagaagaaaaaaaaaaaagtaattaagaaaaaagaacattataaaatttgaattcaTTTGTCTCATCTCCCTGACGAAACCAAGATGTGGAGTTTAATCTAAACTCAATTCAACTTCCAAAGCCTCTGATCATTtctgaaacaaagaaacaaaaaggcAAACCACATTAGCTTAGCACAACCTAAGACTAATGTTAATCAGTTTTATTACATCAGTGGCTTCTATGATCTTGCAATGTTCTTGATCAGACTTGACGTTGTCCTCTcctaaaacaaaagaagaaatattCATTCTTAATTCTCAAATAAACCAACCAGTTGGTTTTTGAGTCATTAAATCACGTGTTGTGATTTTGAGACAGACCTCCATCTTCAGGAAGATCAGAAGTCCAGAGGGTGAGATTGTCTCTAAGGAGCTGCATGATCAAAGTGCTGTCCTTGTAAGACTCCTCACTTAGCGTATCCAACTCCGCAATCGCCTCATCAAAGGCTT includes:
- the LOC106425560 gene encoding uncharacterized protein LOC106425560: MGGRDDEVDRGKEKEEEEQDGMSVLSPCKALPSSASSLSKEQSQVELELTLLEALEIYPPVKLRGIHRHFVLYGLMEYLGRSFDRQFTADEVLQLLDRFYNIEMLKSDDEDIDILNHEEDFTLPQSYFDKEEQ